Within Candidatus Francisella endociliophora, the genomic segment TTTCTCTGGTTCAGCTCGTCAATATATTGAAAATGGTAATACAATGATGATTGCATTTGCCTTTGCAATTGTACTAATCTTCTTAGCGCTATCTGCTCAATTTGAAAGCTTCAGAGATTCACTTGTGATATTAGTTACTATCCCTATGGCTATATCTGGTGCACTTATCCCTCTTTATGTTGGGCAATATGTGGGTGCTAGCTGGGCATCTCTAAATATCTACACCCAACTGGGGCTTGTAACTCTGATAGGTCTTATATCTAAACAAGGGATTATGGTTGTAGAATTTGCGAATCACCTTCAAACACATGAAGGTCTAAATAAATATGACGCTATTGTAACATCATCATCACAGCGCTTAAGACCAATCTTAATGACCGTATCGGCAATGGTTGTTGGTGTAATACCACTGGTAACATCTTCAGGCGCTGGTGCTGTAAGTAGAAACTGTATTGGTGTAGTTATATCATCAGGGTTGGTTATTGGTGCGATCTTCTCACTGTTTGTATTACCTGTTGTATATATGTATATTGCCAGTGACAAATCACGACAAGTAAAAATAGATGCCGAGCAACAAAAAGTCATTGATACTCTAGAATAATAGATAATTTGAATCACAATAAAAACTAAACTATAATTGAACTTTCAACTTAATGTTTTAAATTCAAATGCCTAACGAATCTTTTTATCTACCAGCAAAAAAGTCCATGATCTTTATGGCATGGGTAATTTGTCTTGTTGTAACTCTTGACTATAGTTATGACTTCTTTATAAGAGCAGCTCCTGGCGTTATGGCACAAAGCCTATCTGAAGCTTTTAAAATTGACTCCACTCAAATTGGATGGCTTTCTTCTGCATACTTTATTTCATATACAATTATGCAACTTCCAGCAGGGATTATTCTAGATAAATATAATCGCAAACTTGTTATTGGTGGAGCTACTCTTTTGTGTGTGTTGGGTAATTATCTTTTTTCAGCAACCAACAGTTATGAAATTGCTTTTATAGGTAGAATTTTCATGGGAATAGGGTCTGCTTTCGGATTCATTGGAGCAGCTAAAATGGCTGCTATGTGGCTACCAAGAAGATTCTTCTCAGCATTTATTAGTTTTGCAACTATGATAGGTATTTTAGGTGGTTTAGTAACTGATACTTTCCTTTCAACTCTTGTTAGAGATTTAGGCTGGAGACAAGGCAATGAAGTATTTACATATATTGGTGTAGCAATATTATTATTAGTCTTTATTTTAGTAAAAGATAATAAAAAGTTTGTAGAGCAGCACAGTCATATCAATAACGCCTCCCTTCTTGAAAACATTCAAATGGTTGCTAGGATTTTCACAAACTATAAATTTTGGGCTGCCGCTCTTATTGGGGCTGCGTTATTTATTCCTATTAATGTCCTTGGATCTTTATGGGGAGTAGGTTTCATTCAGGCTAAATATCAACTAAGTGAAGCTTATGCCTCTTATATAAACAGTATCCTATTCTTAGGCACAGCTATTGGATTTGGTCTTGCCGCTCTTATAAGCATCTTTACTACCAGATTTAGATTAATGTTAACTATTAGTCTTTTTTCTTTAGTTGTTATTTCAGCTATTTTGCTTTATATGGATATTAGCCTAAAAACTTTTATAGTGTTATATTTCTTTTTAGGTTTGATGTCTGGCTCAGAAGCTTTAACATTTGCAATCGGTAGATTCATATCTCCAAAGGGTACTGCAGGTTCTGCTACAGCAGGAATCAATCTTATCAATAACATGATCCCTGTTATCCTATTACCAGCGATAGGTCATATACTTGTAAAATATGGCTCCTTTATAAAAGGTTCCTCTAGCATATATACAATCTCAAGCTATCATCATGCTTTAGCTGTGATTATAGTTCTTCTAATAATTTGCTTGCCAATTACAATGTTACTACCAAGAAACACTGAAATATAATCTATTTTATAGAGTATCACTTTCTGCTATCCTATAAGGATAATAAATAAATTTTGGCTGATATCCTTTTATGGATGAATCACATCTACCCAAATCTAAACATTTAATCTTTTTTGCTTGGATAATCTGTATAATAGCTACTCTCAACTATAGTTATGATTTCTTTATAAGAGCTGCTCCCGGAGTTATGAGCGAAGAACTTATAGATGCTTTTAAAATAAACAGTGCATCTATTGGTTGGTTATCATCAGCATACTTTATTGCTTATACAACAATGCAGATACCCGCTGGTGTTATTATTGATAAATATAATCGTAAATATGTAATAGCTATTGCCACAATGCTTTGTGTAATAGGAAATTTTTTATTTTCAGCTACAAATTACTATGAAGTTGCCTTTCTGGGTCGGATTTTGATGGGAGTTGGTTCAGCTTTTGGGTTTGTTGGTGCAGCTAAAATGGCTGGTATGTGGCTACCTCAACGATTTTTCTCAACTTTCATTGGAATTGCTACCATTGTAGGCATATTAGGAGGATTAGTTACAGATACTGTTCTAGCTAGTTTAGTTAACTCTCTAGGATGGCGAGAAGGTAATACTGTATTTACATACATTGGTGTAGGACTGCTTATATTTGTACTTATATTTATAAAAGATAATCATAAGCATGTCGAAAAATTTAGGCACTTTAATGAAGCTAATTTTGCAGAGACAATCCAAAAAGTTTTAAAAATATTTAAAAATTATAAATTCTGGGCTGCTAGTCTAATTGGTGCAAGTATCTTTATCCCAATAAATGTCTTAGGATCTTTATGGGGAGTCACATTTATCCAACATAAGCTTGAAATAACCCAAACACAAGCTTCTAATCTAAATGCCACACTATTTATAGGTGCTGCTATTGGTTATGCTATATTTGGTATTATTGCTGCTTTTACTACAAGACTGAGGTTAATGTTAATTCTTAGCTTAATATTTTCCGTTACAATAATATTTTTATTACTTTTTGTAGATCTAAACAAAACTTACTTTATTTGTTTATACACGTTGCTAGGGGTTATGGCTGGTCCTCAAGCTGTTACATTCACTATCGCAAAAGTCATCTCTCCTCCTGGAACATCAGGCTCTAGTACTGCCGGTGTTAATATGATCAATAACCTATTTGCTGTAATATTATTACCAGTAATTGGCTATGTCTTAACCTATGTGACAACACACCTTGATGATGGTTATAACAATATTATTGATTTTCAATATGCTCTAAGTATTGTTATTATTATATTCCTTATATGTATTCCCCTTTGTTTTTTATTACCCAAAAATGTTGATATTTAATTAGCTTCTACCAATTCATCTGGATAAGGATTTAGATAACTTTGTTTACTTAAATATGGCAATTCAAGCTCTAAAAGATACATTCTTATAATACCGACAGGCACCTCCCAAGAAACTTTACAATCTTTGTACTTATTAAGTACTTCTTGTAAATATTGTCGCTGTGATTTCGATATTTTTTTATTAATCTCTCTTAAAACATTCTGTAAAGCCATATAATGAGAACCTCGTTTAGCAGGCTTTTCTATTGCCTGCATAAAAAGACTAATATATTTTTGCTTTATTTCTTCAATATCTACCTTTTTTCCAGCATCTGAAAGCATATTACCAAGAACTTTTTTCATCTTATTATTATGCATTCTAAGTAGTACTTTATGCTTAGAATGATACTCCATCATCTCTGTAATATTTGTACAAGCCATAAAACTAGTTTTCAAATCATAATAACAAAATACTTTACGCAAAAAGTGATCGCGTAAAGCTTTATCAGTAAGCCTACCATCATCTTCAACAGGTAATAAAGGATCATATTTTCTTAAAGCTTGTACAAATAATCCATCTGTCTTTTTACCTGTATAATTATGCACCTCATCAAAAACCCTTGCAGTTTCTACTCCACAACTTGGAGATTTTGCCTTTAGAATAAATCCATAGATTGTATCAAGTTTTGAGATAAGCCTGTTTACAGCAAGGTTTATATCTGTAGTTACATCTTTATGTGTTTTATTTGTCTTAACAAGATGATTACCCTTTAGATCCTCTACCAAAAATAGCGTTGGTCTAGGGACACCCAATCCTGCAGCAACTTCAGGACATACAACTTTATAATCAAAATAATTTGCATATACTCCGGTTATATATGATTTATGGCAGTTTCCACCATTATAACGAACATTGTTTCCAACCAAACAACTACTTACGCCCATAGGTATTTTATTCATAACGAAAGTCTCATTTAACAATGAATAATTCAATTATACATAATGGAATTAAAAATATAGGATAACAAATAGTTTTATTTATTAACTTTATGTAATATTTGAAACCTGAAGGATTTATTTGTCAAAATTATTCAAAGGATGTGGCAATCTCAAGTATCTCTTCCAGTCTTTCATCCGTATTTGCAATTGCTAAGATCATAACTTTATTATTTAGTTCAAGATTACCTATGCAAGTTATTATAACACCCTCAGTATCACCATATGTATAGTCAATTCCCTTTGATTTAAGATAATCATGATAATC encodes:
- a CDS encoding MFS transporter, which produces MPNESFYLPAKKSMIFMAWVICLVVTLDYSYDFFIRAAPGVMAQSLSEAFKIDSTQIGWLSSAYFISYTIMQLPAGIILDKYNRKLVIGGATLLCVLGNYLFSATNSYEIAFIGRIFMGIGSAFGFIGAAKMAAMWLPRRFFSAFISFATMIGILGGLVTDTFLSTLVRDLGWRQGNEVFTYIGVAILLLVFILVKDNKKFVEQHSHINNASLLENIQMVARIFTNYKFWAAALIGAALFIPINVLGSLWGVGFIQAKYQLSEAYASYINSILFLGTAIGFGLAALISIFTTRFRLMLTISLFSLVVISAILLYMDISLKTFIVLYFFLGLMSGSEALTFAIGRFISPKGTAGSATAGINLINNMIPVILLPAIGHILVKYGSFIKGSSSIYTISSYHHALAVIIVLLIICLPITMLLPRNTEI
- a CDS encoding MFS transporter, whose translation is MDESHLPKSKHLIFFAWIICIIATLNYSYDFFIRAAPGVMSEELIDAFKINSASIGWLSSAYFIAYTTMQIPAGVIIDKYNRKYVIAIATMLCVIGNFLFSATNYYEVAFLGRILMGVGSAFGFVGAAKMAGMWLPQRFFSTFIGIATIVGILGGLVTDTVLASLVNSLGWREGNTVFTYIGVGLLIFVLIFIKDNHKHVEKFRHFNEANFAETIQKVLKIFKNYKFWAASLIGASIFIPINVLGSLWGVTFIQHKLEITQTQASNLNATLFIGAAIGYAIFGIIAAFTTRLRLMLILSLIFSVTIIFLLLFVDLNKTYFICLYTLLGVMAGPQAVTFTIAKVISPPGTSGSSTAGVNMINNLFAVILLPVIGYVLTYVTTHLDDGYNNIIDFQYALSIVIIIFLICIPLCFLLPKNVDI
- a CDS encoding YbgA family protein; its protein translation is MNKIPMGVSSCLVGNNVRYNGGNCHKSYITGVYANYFDYKVVCPEVAAGLGVPRPTLFLVEDLKGNHLVKTNKTHKDVTTDINLAVNRLISKLDTIYGFILKAKSPSCGVETARVFDEVHNYTGKKTDGLFVQALRKYDPLLPVEDDGRLTDKALRDHFLRKVFCYYDLKTSFMACTNITEMMEYHSKHKVLLRMHNNKMKKVLGNMLSDAGKKVDIEEIKQKYISLFMQAIEKPAKRGSHYMALQNVLREINKKISKSQRQYLQEVLNKYKDCKVSWEVPVGIIRMYLLELELPYLSKQSYLNPYPDELVEAN